A region of Plasmodium falciparum 3D7 genome assembly, chromosome: 12 DNA encodes the following proteins:
- a CDS encoding stevor has translation MNMYYLNMLLFTFLINTLVLPHYENYLNNHYNVSLIQNKTKRATINSRLLAQTKNHNPHYHNDPELKEIIDKLNEEAIKKYQQTHDPYEQLKDVVEKNGTKYTGGNDAEPRSTLEKELLETYEEMFGDECHMLKSGKYQNVDEKSSTCECTDINGGKLSKTKGRDKYLKKLKHRCIGGICSCSVGSFLLTMFGLHAAKAAALAEFTKYGTTYSACKSSITIYSMLSSDSMIAGSTACFTDLTVPAATSAGAIFDPCGITALVLLILAVILIILYIWLYRRRKNSWKHECKKHLCK, from the exons atgaatatgtattacctaaatatgttattgtttacctttttaataaatacattagTATTACCACATTat gagAATTATCTAAATAACCATTATAATGTAAGTCTTATTCAAAACAAGACCAAAAGAGCAACGATAAATTCAAGATTATTAGCACAAACAAAAAATCATAATCCGCATTATCATAATGACCCAGAACTCAAAGAAATAATTGATAAATTGAACGAGGAagcaataaaaaaataccaGCAAACTCATGATCCATATGAACAATTGAAAGATGTAgtagaaaaaaatggaaCAAAATATACAGGTGGTAATGATGCAGAACCTAGGTCAACGCtggaaaaagaattattggAAACATATGAAGAAATGTTTGGTGACGAATGTCATATGTTGAAGTCGGGTAAGTACCAAAATGTTGATGAAAAATCTTCAACATGTGAATGTACTGATATTAATGGTGGGAAATTATCAAAAACAAAAGGAAGAGAtaagtatttaaaaaaactaAAACACAGATGTATAGGTGGGATATGTTCTTGCTCAGTAGGTAGTTTTCTCTTAACAATGTTCGGTTTGCATGCTGCTAAAGCTGCTGCCCTTGCTGAGTTTACTAAATATGGAACAACTTATAGTGCGTGCAAATCCTCTATCACTATATATAGTATGCTTAGTAGTGATTCTATGATTGCAGGTAGTACAGCTTGTTTTACTGATTTAACAGTACCTGCTGCAACTTCTGCTGGTGCAATTTTTGATCCTTGTGGTATTACAGCTTTAGTTCTACTTATATTAGCTGTTatacttataatattatatatatggttgtatagaagaagaaaaaattcaTGGAAACATGAATGCAAGAAACATTTATGTAAGTAa